The Cohnella abietis genome has a segment encoding these proteins:
- the rpsR gene encoding 30S ribosomal protein S18, giving the protein MSETTTSQPQAREERPAHSRPSGGGGDRGGDRGEQREPRKFRRGGRNKRKKVCYFTVNKITHVDYKELDLLRKFISERGKILPRRVTGTKAKYQRMLTVAIKRSRQMALLPYTTE; this is encoded by the coding sequence ATGAGTGAAACAACAACTTCTCAACCTCAAGCACGTGAAGAGCGCCCAGCACACAGCCGCCCAAGCGGCGGTGGCGGAGATCGCGGTGGAGACCGTGGCGAGCAACGCGAGCCTCGTAAATTCCGCCGTGGCGGACGTAACAAACGCAAAAAGGTTTGCTACTTCACGGTAAATAAAATTACTCACGTGGATTACAAAGAGTTGGACTTGCTTCGTAAATTCATCAGCGAGCGCGGTAAAATCTTGCCACGTCGTGTGACTGGAACAAAAGCAAAATACCAACGTATGTTGACGGTAGCTATCAAACGCTCCCGCCAAATGGCTTTGCTTCCTTACACAACTGAGTAG
- a CDS encoding N-acetylmuramoyl-L-alanine amidase family protein → MSIDRYCSLYLYTFVTEATAKPDGQKADSKPIICIEAGHQAKANLKLEPNAPGSKTMKAKVMGGTTGVQTKKPEYKLTLEVALKLEKALKDDYEVKMVRRTHDVNLSNSERAIFCNKAKADVMVRLHADGSDNAKVTGMTFFYPSLDNKYTKPISKKSMEVAEIVAQQVIKQTGAKSKGVKPRGDLTGFNWLKVPSVLIEMGFMTNKEEDVLMSKPEYQDKIVAGIKKGLDAYYKSK, encoded by the coding sequence ATGTCTATTGATCGCTACTGTAGCCTTTACCTTTATACGTTCGTGACAGAAGCAACTGCTAAACCGGATGGTCAGAAGGCCGATAGCAAGCCCATCATTTGCATCGAAGCGGGACACCAGGCGAAAGCAAACCTCAAGCTGGAGCCGAACGCGCCAGGCAGCAAGACGATGAAAGCTAAGGTCATGGGCGGCACCACAGGAGTCCAAACTAAAAAACCAGAGTATAAGCTAACCTTAGAGGTGGCTCTGAAATTAGAAAAAGCACTAAAAGATGACTATGAGGTGAAAATGGTACGTCGGACGCATGATGTGAATTTATCGAATAGCGAACGGGCTATTTTCTGCAATAAGGCGAAAGCAGACGTCATGGTAAGGCTACATGCGGATGGCAGCGACAATGCAAAGGTAACTGGGATGACCTTCTTCTACCCCTCACTAGACAATAAGTACACTAAGCCTATCTCTAAGAAGAGTATGGAAGTAGCTGAGATTGTTGCCCAACAGGTCATTAAACAAACGGGAGCTAAATCCAAAGGAGTTAAGCCAAGAGGGGATCTAACAGGGTTTAATTGGCTAAAAGTTCCTTCCGTCCTGATCGAGATGGGCTTCATGACGAACAAGGAAGAGGACGTACTAATGAGTAAGCCCGAATATCAGGACAAAATCGTAGCGGGAATCAAGAAAGGCTTAGATGCTTATTATAAATCTAAATAG
- the rpsF gene encoding 30S ribosomal protein S6, producing the protein MRNYELMYIIRPDVEQETVQAVVEKFQGIIVNGGEIVKHDIMGKRRLAYEINKHRDGTYVLVHFSAPSTVVTELERVLKITDEIIRHIIVREQTA; encoded by the coding sequence ATGCGCAACTACGAGTTGATGTACATCATCCGTCCGGACGTGGAACAAGAAACCGTTCAAGCTGTCGTGGAAAAATTCCAGGGCATCATCGTGAACGGCGGAGAGATCGTTAAGCACGACATTATGGGTAAACGTCGTTTAGCTTACGAAATCAACAAACACCGCGATGGGACGTATGTGTTGGTTCATTTCTCGGCGCCGTCGACAGTAGTGACGGAGTTGGAACGCGTTCTGAAGATTACTGACGAAATTATTCGTCATATTATCGTCAGAGAACAAACCGCGTAA
- the ssb gene encoding single-stranded DNA-binding protein produces the protein MLNRVILIGRLTKDPELRYTPAGVAVTQFTLAVDRQFSGSKEEREADFIPIVTWRQLAETCANYLRKGRLAAVEGRLQVRNYENNEGRRVYVTEVIADNVRFLESANREGGSQGRDEGAGGNSNTSGGGYGGGNRSSGSRNSGSNNNSDPFADDGRPIDISDDDLPF, from the coding sequence ATGTTAAATAGAGTTATTCTCATAGGACGTTTAACCAAGGATCCCGAATTGCGCTATACGCCTGCTGGCGTTGCTGTTACTCAGTTTACTTTAGCGGTAGACCGTCAGTTCTCTGGTAGTAAAGAAGAGCGCGAAGCGGATTTTATCCCGATTGTAACTTGGAGACAGTTAGCCGAGACGTGTGCCAATTATCTTCGTAAAGGCCGTTTGGCCGCCGTAGAAGGGCGCTTACAAGTGCGTAACTACGAGAACAACGAAGGCCGACGCGTATATGTAACGGAAGTCATTGCCGATAATGTTCGATTCCTTGAGTCAGCCAACCGCGAGGGCGGCAGTCAGGGAAGAGACGAGGGTGCAGGTGGCAACTCGAACACAAGTGGAGGCGGGTACGGAGGCGGCAACCGCAGCTCTGGCTCTCGCAACAGCGGAAGTAACAATAACAGTGATCCCTTCGCCGATGACGGGCGACCGATAGATATATCGGACGATGATTTGCCATTTTAA
- a CDS encoding CBS domain-containing protein: MNVAFFLLPKQEVMIVSEDATLRQTLERMERYRYTAVPVISETGEYKSTVTEGDILWYLKSHPELNFDQLHRVSLCDVPLRMNNLAVRIDANMEDLISLAKTQNFVPVVDDMNRFIGIVRRSDIIDYCEKLLLPFGSNEKQLKRGN; this comes from the coding sequence TTGAACGTAGCATTTTTTCTATTACCTAAACAAGAAGTAATGATCGTCAGTGAGGACGCCACATTGCGTCAAACGCTGGAACGAATGGAGCGTTACCGTTATACAGCAGTTCCTGTCATAAGCGAAACGGGTGAGTACAAGTCAACAGTGACGGAGGGTGATATTCTCTGGTACTTGAAGAGCCACCCCGAGCTTAATTTTGATCAGCTACATCGAGTATCTCTTTGCGATGTTCCGTTAAGAATGAATAATCTTGCTGTACGAATAGATGCGAATATGGAAGATTTGATTTCGTTAGCCAAAACCCAGAACTTCGTTCCGGTAGTTGATGACATGAATCGCTTTATTGGTATTGTGAGGAGGAGCGACATCATTGATTATTGTGAGAAGCTGCTCCTGCCCTTCGGATCAAATGAGAAACAGTTGAAGAGGGGAAATTAG
- a CDS encoding DUF951 domain-containing protein → MERKVFELGDIVLMKKQHPCGANEMEVIRMGMDIRIKCVKCKHSILLPRAKFEKSLKKVIRSLGEGSSDTSE, encoded by the coding sequence ATGGAACGGAAAGTGTTTGAGCTTGGGGATATCGTGCTTATGAAGAAGCAGCATCCCTGCGGGGCTAATGAGATGGAAGTTATCCGAATGGGAATGGATATCCGAATTAAATGTGTGAAATGCAAGCACAGCATTTTATTGCCTCGCGCGAAGTTCGAGAAGAGCTTAAAGAAGGTAATAAGATCGCTGGGTGAAGGAAGCTCGGATACAAGCGAATAA
- a CDS encoding YjzC family protein: MGEQTQFEPGQRAPNDGKYIEVGEDSFHMNITNPQHVELRKGQPFPNTTNHNRKWKKMKQFH, translated from the coding sequence ATGGGTGAGCAGACTCAATTCGAGCCAGGACAGCGGGCACCGAACGACGGGAAGTACATCGAGGTTGGAGAGGACTCTTTTCACATGAATATCACGAATCCGCAGCATGTTGAATTACGCAAAGGCCAACCTTTTCCCAACACCACTAATCACAATCGCAAGTGGAAAAAGATGAAGCAATTCCATTAG
- a CDS encoding LCP family protein, protein MRNYRRFKIIILSIFVLLVVAGGVGYANRGALSALGYDWFLSDRVESSFEGSYKPLTDRPVTDVPPQVDNPFSMLLMGVDAREKERGRSDTLIYTVIRPQDGKVLMVSIPRDTYTEIVGKDKEDKIAHAYSFGGPEMAVNTVEKLFSAKVDHYASINFQGFIKVVDTLGGISLPITEDIVNKGKDHEKFTVKGNLDNYTGLDALRFVRYREDAGGDMSRTERNRQFLEALVSKASSMKQWTKIPEILDIIGDNFLTDLPPHSMSELAKKFLQTGHEIKSYTLKGEGKRMGTQNLWYFIADEQDLAAVRSTITTWLNPDIDAAQLTVPSEISQ, encoded by the coding sequence ATGCGTAATTATCGTCGTTTCAAAATTATCATACTGTCCATCTTTGTACTGCTAGTTGTAGCGGGTGGAGTTGGTTATGCAAATCGTGGCGCATTGTCGGCCTTGGGATATGATTGGTTTTTGTCTGATAGAGTTGAATCTAGCTTTGAGGGTTCCTATAAACCATTGACGGATCGGCCAGTAACGGACGTTCCTCCTCAAGTAGATAATCCATTCAGTATGCTGCTGATGGGTGTTGATGCAAGAGAGAAAGAGCGTGGTCGCTCAGATACGCTTATTTATACGGTAATCCGACCACAGGACGGCAAAGTGCTAATGGTATCTATTCCTCGTGATACGTATACTGAAATCGTAGGAAAAGATAAAGAAGATAAAATTGCGCATGCTTATTCCTTTGGGGGCCCGGAAATGGCTGTAAATACAGTGGAAAAGCTGTTTAGTGCCAAGGTAGATCATTATGCTTCGATTAACTTCCAAGGCTTCATTAAGGTTGTTGATACACTTGGAGGCATTTCATTGCCGATTACTGAGGACATTGTGAACAAAGGGAAGGACCACGAGAAATTTACGGTCAAAGGAAATCTGGATAATTACACAGGTCTAGACGCACTCCGTTTTGTTCGTTATCGTGAGGATGCTGGCGGTGATATGTCTCGAACAGAACGTAACAGACAATTTCTCGAAGCGCTTGTAAGCAAAGCATCGTCAATGAAGCAATGGACCAAAATTCCTGAAATTCTAGATATTATCGGAGACAATTTCCTTACAGATTTACCGCCTCATTCTATGAGTGAGCTGGCTAAGAAATTTTTGCAAACGGGTCATGAAATTAAGAGTTATACATTAAAAGGTGAAGGCAAGCGAATGGGAACGCAAAATTTGTGGTATTTCATAGCTGATGAGCAAGATCTGGCTGCCGTTCGGTCGACGATTACGACTTGGTTGAACCCGGATATTGATGCTGCTCAATTAACCGTTCCGAGTGAAATAAGCCAATGA